The following coding sequences lie in one Lacerta agilis isolate rLacAgi1 chromosome 4, rLacAgi1.pri, whole genome shotgun sequence genomic window:
- the VEGFD gene encoding vascular endothelial growth factor D, whose translation MYKPWTTVNIFIVSFLHLLQGSEHGSVKRTSLSALEWSEQQIRKAASLEELLRITHSEDWKLWKCRLKLKGMATLDSRSASHRSTRFAAAFYDIEILKVIDEEWQRTQCVPRETCVEVAKELGTATNKFFKPPCVNVYRCGGCCNEESLSCVNTSTSYISKMLFEISVPLTNVPDPIQVKIANHTGCKCLTNAQRPSYTIIRRSVQYPEEDSCPQINKLCHSGWMWDSDKCECVVDKDRPGRREGFPPLAELAMCAPNMNFDEENCECICKWKCTGNLFQNKENCSCYLCTENQDSCLQKHKEFNAETCSCEDKCPFQARMCPTTRPACSRHCCRPRGGRSPHGSQSRETP comes from the exons ATGTACAAGCCGTGGACAACTGTAAACATATTTATAGTGTCTTTTCTACATCTTCTGCAAGGTTCTGAACATGGATCTGTAAAG AGAACGTCACTTTCTGCCCTGGAGTGGTCAGAGCAGCAGATCAGGAAAGCTGCTAGCCTGGAAGAGCTTCTCCGCATCACCCACTCTGAGGACTGGAAGCTTTGGAAGTGCCGGCTAAAGCTCAAGGGCATGGCCACTCTGGATTCCAGATCAGCCTCGCATCGCTCCACAAGATTTGCCGCTGCTTTCTATGATATTGAGATACTGAAAG TCATAGATGAGGAATGGCAAAGGACTCAGTGCGTGCCGAGGGAGACCTGCGTGGAAGTTGCCAAAgagctgggcacagccaccaatAAATTCTTCAAGCCTCCTTGTGTGAATGTCTATAGATGTGGAGGCTGCTGCAATGAAGAGAGCCTAAGCTGCGTGAACACCAGCACATCTTACATATCCAAAATG CTCTTTGAGATTTCAGTTCCTTTAACAAATGTGCCAGATCCGATTCAAGTCAAAATTGCAAACCACACCGGTTGCAAGTGCTTAACAAATGCTCAGCGCCCATCGTACACCATCATACGAAGATCTGTTCAATATCCAGAAGAGGATAG TTGTCCCCAAATAAACAAACTGTGTCATAGTGGCTGGATGTGGGACAGCGATAAATGTGAATGTGTTGTAGACAAAGATCGTCCTGGCAGAAGGGAAG GATTCCCTCCACTTGCTGAACTTGCGATGTGTGCACCAAATATGAACTTTGATGAGGAAAATTGCGAGTGCATCTGTAAATGGAAGTGCACTGGCAATTTATTTCAGAACAAAGAGAACTGCAGCTGTTACTTGTGTACGGAGAACCAAGACAGCTGCCTTCAGAAACACAAGGAGTTTAATGCAGAAACATGCAG TTGTGAAGACAAATGCCCATTCCAAGCCAGAATGTGCCCAACCACTCGGCCGGCATGTTCGAGGCACTGTTGCCGCCCGAGAGGGGGAAGAAGTCCTCACGGGTCCCAAAGCAGAGAAACACCATGA
- the PIR gene encoding pirin translates to MAATARKVVKTVLSREQAEGVGARVRRSIGRPELKNLDPFLLLDEFKGGKPAGFPDHPHRGFETVTYLLAGGSMAHEDFCGHAGKLNPGDLQWMTAGRGILHAEMPCTEEPAHGLQLWVNLRSSEKMIEPQYQELKKEEVPKPSQNGVSVSVISGEALGVKSKVYTRTPTLYLDFKLDKGAKHTQAVPKGWTAFIYTLFGNVYVGPSDAQQKIEPHHTAVLDDGDCIQFENKDPEMSHFVLVAGEPIKEPVVQHGPFVMNTQEEIQQAFDDFRKARNGFERATTWKSKIGNK, encoded by the exons ATGGCTGCGACTGCGAGGAAAGTTGTCAAAACCGTGCTGAGCAGGGAACAGGCGGAAGGAGTTGGAGCTCGGGTTCGCAGAAGCATTGGGAGGCCTGAG TTGAAAAATCTGGATCCGTTTCTGCTGCTTGACGAGTTCAAGGGAGGAAAACCGGCTGGATTTCCTGATCACCCTCACCGAGGTTTTGAAACT GTAACATACTTACTGGCAGGCGGCTCCATGGCCCATGAAGACTTCTGTGGCCACGCAGGTAAACTGAATCCAGGAGATCTGCAG TGGATGACAGCCGGCCGTGGCATTCTCCATGCAGAGATGCCTTGCACTGAGGAGCCAGCCCATGGCCTGCAGCTTTGGGTCAACCTGAGAAGCTCTGAGAAAATGATTGAACCCCAATACCAAGAACTCAAAAAGGAAGAAGTCCCCAAGCCTTCACAGAACGGTGTGAGTGTGTCCGTCATTTCAGGAGAGGCACTGGGCGTAAAG TCTAAGGTGTATACCCGCACTCCGACGCTGTATCTGGATTTCAAGCTAGACAAAGGAGCGAAACACACCCAGGCTGTTCCCAAAG GTTGGACAGCGTTTATTTACACACTCTTTGGTAATGTATATGTTG GTCCTTCTGATGCGCAACAAAAAATAGAACCGCACCACACTGCTGTGCTGGACGATGGAGACTGTATTCAGTTTGAAAACAAG GATCCTGAAATGAGCCATTTTGTCTTGGTGGCTGGGGAGCCCATTAAGGAACCAGTAGTGCAACATG GTCCATTTGTGATGAATACACAGGAAGAAATTCAACAAGCCTTTGATGACTTCAGAAAGGCAAGAAATGGATTTGAGAGAGCCACCACTTGGAAATCAAAGATTGGAAACAAATGA